The Neobacillus sp. OS1-2 genome includes a window with the following:
- a CDS encoding general stress protein, translated as MEQVKVVENGVEAKREIEQLIMQGFTKDEIYLLAHDKHRSEDLTDSLDIGGIGVGEQGVFDSIANVFRTRGDELRSKLESLGLSHAEAEHYEEELDQGRVVVVASKSA; from the coding sequence ATGGAACAAGTAAAAGTAGTTGAAAATGGTGTCGAAGCAAAAAGAGAAATTGAGCAACTTATCATGCAGGGGTTCACGAAGGATGAAATCTATTTATTGGCACACGATAAGCACCGCTCGGAGGATTTAACCGATTCCCTGGATATTGGCGGAATTGGGGTCGGTGAGCAGGGGGTGTTTGATTCCATCGCCAATGTCTTTCGAACCCGTGGCGACGAACTTCGCTCAAAGCTCGAGTCATTGGGGCTATCCCATGCCGAAGCTGAGCATTATGAGGAAGAATTGGATCAAGGCAGGGTCGTAGTTGTAGCGTCAAAATCAGCATAA
- a CDS encoding DUF1146 family protein — translation MINDFGQIAVVSILSHLVFIAISWWALQAIRLEKLLRPNRVVQARLLYILLAIFIGSSVSNFFLDYLQWSQQLPMIFN, via the coding sequence ATGATAAATGATTTTGGGCAAATAGCAGTGGTCAGCATCCTGTCGCATTTGGTTTTTATTGCGATTTCCTGGTGGGCACTGCAAGCGATTCGCTTGGAAAAGCTGCTGCGGCCAAACCGTGTGGTGCAAGCGCGATTACTGTACATATTATTAGCCATTTTCATCGGATCATCTGTTAGTAACTTTTTCCTTGATTACCTTCAATGGTCGCAACAACTACCGATGATTTTTAATTAA
- a CDS encoding YwmB family TATA-box binding protein — translation MKRNSKMFLYIVTILSLILVVIGNRTTEAKSGLDFLRAETTIEAGKELFQTVGKGAVGVTPVNLKNHTDGSLSIFQKDLAKMGAVLHAEDILLDEWSFYAREHVVGMESVQEVQDYADVLRRKFPDWEWSVTNTSQKWEVTAISPSKHHKEMLQLMATHTKQPVNAYIVYSVSGKEWNESSQAFLSRDDFKNRLTDIFRGEPTVFSCMKGVFSDKIDEALPVTVRKLLAGFDAKEVEALKEETFMSVSAISPMFSGSIDEQKNNMNLQIGVRSEGLGGKTTVVVGTPIITIEY, via the coding sequence ATGAAGAGAAATAGCAAGATGTTTTTATATATCGTGACGATTTTGAGTTTGATCCTTGTTGTGATTGGGAACCGAACGACAGAAGCAAAGAGCGGTCTAGATTTTCTTCGCGCTGAAACAACGATCGAAGCCGGCAAAGAACTTTTTCAAACTGTAGGTAAGGGCGCCGTAGGTGTCACCCCTGTTAATTTGAAAAATCATACGGACGGCAGCTTGTCCATTTTTCAAAAGGATTTAGCGAAAATGGGCGCTGTTTTACATGCCGAAGATATTTTGCTCGATGAATGGTCTTTTTATGCACGGGAACATGTTGTTGGAATGGAAAGTGTGCAGGAGGTCCAGGATTATGCGGACGTGCTGCGGCGGAAGTTTCCTGATTGGGAATGGTCTGTGACGAACACCAGCCAGAAATGGGAAGTAACGGCAATATCTCCATCCAAACACCACAAAGAAATGCTTCAACTGATGGCTACCCACACAAAACAACCTGTTAATGCGTATATAGTATATAGTGTCAGTGGTAAGGAGTGGAACGAGTCTTCTCAGGCCTTTTTATCTAGGGATGATTTTAAAAATAGGTTAACTGACATATTTCGAGGGGAACCTACAGTTTTCTCTTGTATGAAAGGCGTTTTCAGTGATAAGATTGATGAGGCTTTACCGGTGACGGTGAGGAAGTTGCTGGCCGGTTTTGATGCTAAAGAGGTCGAAGCGTTAAAAGAGGAGACTTTCATGTCTGTTTCGGCGATATCGCCGATGTTTTCAGGCTCCATAGATGAACAAAAAAATAACATGAATTTACAAATTGGCGTACGCTCCGAAGGATTGGGCGGAAAGACTACGGTTGTAGTTGGCACACCAATCATTACGATTGAATATTAA
- a CDS encoding IDEAL domain-containing protein produces MKKLLCKYCGNAEFYVLNVNETLCKCGVRLTKLSDYLREDSPKWRGDHKRQAEVVSKISLLKREIDNCLDERDAERFKKLTYELRLCEHALIDSRARFKERINQNGKTYS; encoded by the coding sequence ATGAAGAAACTGTTATGTAAATATTGTGGGAATGCTGAATTTTATGTGCTAAACGTCAACGAAACCCTTTGTAAATGCGGTGTACGCTTGACCAAACTCAGTGATTATCTAAGAGAGGATTCGCCCAAATGGCGGGGCGATCACAAACGGCAAGCAGAGGTTGTTTCAAAAATTAGTTTATTAAAACGGGAAATTGACAATTGCCTTGATGAACGGGATGCAGAGCGATTTAAAAAGTTAACCTATGAATTAAGGCTCTGCGAACATGCATTGATCGACTCGAGAGCACGTTTCAAGGAACGAATAAATCAAAACGGCAAAACGTACAGTTGA